A window of the Leucothrix mucor DSM 2157 genome harbors these coding sequences:
- a CDS encoding TRAP transporter small permease has protein sequence MKSLRKLLNGLELFNDYMLAAGRSIAWVLVALMVASILLQVFFRYVLNDALPWPEEVARALMIWMMGLVAASGYRWGAFVAIDMLSEMLPSIIRQILKLLLLTLAMVVLAELFYLAIEFFQRGFRTRAASFQLSRAWIYLAMPVCFGSMLMVNIEMLLREIGRTFGDPENFPEPKSPSISTAE, from the coding sequence ATGAAGTCTTTACGCAAACTATTGAACGGGCTTGAGCTGTTCAACGATTATATGTTGGCAGCTGGCCGGTCTATTGCTTGGGTACTCGTTGCCCTAATGGTGGCCAGCATTTTGCTGCAGGTGTTCTTCCGTTACGTACTCAACGATGCCTTGCCTTGGCCTGAGGAAGTGGCGCGTGCCTTAATGATTTGGATGATGGGGTTGGTTGCCGCCTCCGGTTATCGCTGGGGCGCCTTCGTAGCCATTGATATGCTCAGCGAAATGCTGCCATCCATCATTCGGCAAATCCTGAAGCTGTTACTGCTGACTTTAGCCATGGTCGTTCTGGCCGAATTATTCTATCTAGCCATTGAGTTTTTCCAGCGCGGATTCAGAACCCGTGCAGCCTCTTTCCAGCTTTCCCGAGCTTGGATTTATCTGGCGATGCCGGTCTGCTTCGGCTCAATGCTGATGGTGAATATCGAGATGCTACTGCGTGAAATTGGCCGCACTTTCGGCGACCCTGAAAATTTCCCTGAGCCTAAAAGCCCTTCAATCTCTACTGCCGAGTAG
- a CDS encoding TRAP transporter large permease, which produces MLILFLPVFLVLLLLGMPVFFAMLTGPGIMLYVEGMDRDIPLLFRNIYNGIDSFPLMAIPFFMLAGELMNQGGITMRLVAFSQSLIGHVRGGLAHVNILSSMLFAGLSGSAVADTSALGSMLIPAMVKNGYTRKFSAAITAASSVIGPIIPPSGIMIIYAYTMEVSVAALFAAGVIPGILVGLGLMGMTALLAKKHNFPVAGKKSTLREKGVATRQAILPLLTPVIILGGILAGIFTPTEAAAVAVGYALFLSLFVLKSVRFSDLPGIFTRSAISSSAVLLLVGAAIAFKTVVSLSHAAESMASWTLSLSDNALILLFLINILLFIVGMFLDAGPAIIILGPILAPIFISLGVDPVHFATIMSVNLTVGLATPPMGLVLFVASSVSGEKVHTIARAILPFLFVEILVIFMITFIPAISMTIPRLLGLA; this is translated from the coding sequence ATGTTGATTTTGTTTTTACCGGTTTTTCTGGTGTTGTTATTGTTGGGTATGCCGGTGTTCTTCGCGATGCTGACTGGCCCGGGAATCATGCTGTATGTTGAAGGCATGGATCGCGATATCCCTTTGCTGTTCCGCAATATTTACAACGGTATCGACTCCTTTCCGTTGATGGCGATTCCATTTTTTATGCTGGCTGGCGAACTGATGAATCAGGGCGGCATCACCATGCGTTTGGTGGCGTTCTCACAGTCCTTAATTGGGCATGTGCGTGGTGGTTTGGCGCATGTAAATATCTTATCCAGTATGCTGTTTGCCGGTTTGTCTGGCTCTGCGGTAGCCGATACTTCTGCGCTAGGTTCCATGCTGATTCCAGCGATGGTGAAGAACGGTTATACGCGTAAATTCTCTGCCGCGATTACCGCTGCATCCTCCGTCATTGGCCCAATCATTCCGCCATCGGGCATTATGATTATTTATGCCTACACCATGGAAGTTTCTGTGGCGGCATTGTTTGCGGCGGGTGTGATTCCGGGGATTTTGGTTGGCTTAGGTCTAATGGGTATGACTGCGCTGCTGGCGAAAAAGCATAACTTCCCAGTGGCTGGAAAGAAGTCTACCTTACGCGAAAAAGGCGTGGCAACCCGCCAAGCAATTTTGCCATTACTAACACCCGTAATTATTCTGGGTGGTATTTTAGCGGGTATCTTTACCCCGACTGAGGCGGCTGCCGTAGCGGTTGGTTATGCCTTATTCCTGAGTTTGTTTGTACTTAAAAGTGTGCGCTTTAGTGACTTGCCGGGCATCTTTACCCGTAGTGCGATTTCATCTTCCGCAGTGTTGTTGCTGGTGGGTGCGGCGATTGCTTTTAAAACGGTCGTTAGTTTGTCGCATGCCGCTGAGTCAATGGCGAGCTGGACTTTGTCGCTGAGTGACAATGCGCTAATCCTATTATTCCTAATCAATATTTTGTTGTTTATCGTGGGTATGTTCTTGGATGCGGGTCCTGCGATCATTATTTTGGGCCCGATTTTGGCACCGATCTTTATCTCGTTGGGTGTTGATCCGGTTCACTTCGCGACCATTATGAGTGTGAATTTAACCGTTGGTTTGGCCACGCCGCCGATGGGGCTGGTGCTGTTTGTCGCCTCCAGTGTATCCGGCGAAAAGGTGCATACAATCGCCCGTGCGATTCTGCCATTCTTATTTGTTGAGATTCTGGTAATCTTCATGATTACTTTTATCCCGGCGATTTCTATGACGATCCCACGATTGTTGGGATTGGCGTAA
- the dctP gene encoding TRAP transporter substrate-binding protein DctP, with amino-acid sequence MMKKTTKLMLSSLLGASMLFGAGVASVQAADYKLRAVANSNENDEDYDGLVVFKDFVESHSNGKVEVELFIGTQLCANGTECMQALEDGSVDIYISTSGGVANMYPYVQVLDLPYILRDDRVAETVLAGDFTREMRKAILADSDDKVRLMTIGNTGGWRNFANTKREVKTPEDMKGLKIRTVVADLPQELVKALGASPTPIPWPELFTSFQTGVVEGSKNGITDIMGMKFPEAGLKNVTLDGHAYMSALWYMNNEAFLDMDEATRKVIVDGFSALQQATFASPKRKSIKAYADYKKAGGNLYVPTPENKAAFKAAAEPVYAWFNKNVKDGEKWFNLLSASAATAEKEIEAAYASDLK; translated from the coding sequence ATGATGAAAAAAACGACTAAACTCATGCTGTCCAGTTTGTTAGGGGCATCCATGTTATTCGGTGCGGGCGTTGCGTCTGTACAAGCGGCTGACTACAAATTGCGGGCAGTGGCTAACTCCAATGAAAATGATGAAGACTATGATGGCTTGGTAGTATTCAAAGATTTCGTAGAGTCTCACTCTAACGGCAAAGTAGAAGTTGAGCTATTCATCGGAACGCAGCTGTGTGCTAACGGTACAGAGTGCATGCAAGCACTGGAAGATGGCTCGGTCGATATTTATATTTCGACCTCTGGCGGTGTTGCCAACATGTACCCTTATGTACAAGTACTGGATCTGCCTTACATTTTACGCGATGACCGTGTTGCCGAGACGGTATTGGCGGGCGACTTTACGCGTGAAATGCGCAAAGCAATTCTGGCTGATTCAGATGATAAAGTACGCTTGATGACGATCGGTAATACTGGTGGTTGGAGAAACTTTGCCAACACTAAGCGCGAAGTAAAAACACCTGAAGATATGAAGGGTTTGAAAATCCGTACCGTAGTTGCTGATTTACCTCAGGAGCTGGTTAAAGCTTTAGGTGCTAGCCCAACACCAATCCCATGGCCTGAGCTGTTCACTTCATTCCAAACTGGCGTAGTTGAAGGTTCTAAAAACGGAATCACGGACATTATGGGAATGAAATTCCCGGAAGCAGGTTTGAAAAATGTAACACTGGATGGCCATGCGTACATGAGTGCTTTGTGGTACATGAACAATGAAGCATTCCTGGATATGGACGAAGCAACCCGCAAAGTGATTGTGGATGGCTTTAGTGCATTGCAGCAGGCGACGTTTGCGTCACCAAAGCGTAAATCAATTAAAGCCTATGCTGATTACAAGAAAGCGGGTGGCAATCTGTACGTACCAACGCCTGAAAATAAGGCAGCATTCAAAGCAGCCGCTGAGCCGGTTTATGCTTGGTTTAACAAGAATGTGAAAGATGGCGAGAAGTGGTTTAACTTGTTGTCCGCTTCTGCGGCAACGGCAGAAAAAGAGATTGAAGCGGCTTACGCGTCAGACTTGAAGTAA
- a CDS encoding tetratricopeptide repeat protein → MPHLKLIFTTLLTCCVWQTSFADVEKGRQLMEQSRFTEAMQEFLPAAQAGNADAEELIGVMYAMGLGVARDDRRAFEWYLRASMKAHPGAQSGVGWYYEVGRGVGKDLVRAYMWYVLSAIGGDPDAAISQEEVIKKMTKEQVHDAQLLIADYKAHLYPYD, encoded by the coding sequence ATGCCGCATTTAAAGCTTATATTCACTACCCTACTCACCTGTTGTGTGTGGCAAACCAGTTTCGCAGATGTTGAGAAAGGTCGCCAGTTGATGGAGCAAAGCCGCTTCACCGAAGCCATGCAGGAGTTTTTACCCGCTGCGCAAGCTGGCAATGCCGATGCTGAGGAACTGATTGGAGTTATGTATGCCATGGGCTTGGGCGTGGCCAGAGATGATCGTCGGGCATTTGAATGGTATTTGCGTGCCTCAATGAAAGCACATCCCGGCGCACAATCTGGCGTTGGCTGGTATTACGAAGTGGGTCGTGGTGTGGGCAAAGATTTAGTACGGGCATATATGTGGTATGTGCTCTCCGCCATCGGTGGCGATCCGGATGCTGCGATTAGCCAAGAGGAAGTCATTAAGAAAATGACTAAGGAACAAGTTCACGATGCTCAACTGCTGATCGCAGACTACAAGGCACACTTATATCCCTACGACTAA
- a CDS encoding cytochrome-c peroxidase: protein MSIRALAASCVLVSGVNAADMTASELALPEALSDADFRPINLESAALGRLLFYDKILSGNKNIACSTCHHHDLASGDGLSLGIGEGGIGLGAKRTVGIGSSKVKRRVPRNASALFNLGAYEFTSLFHDGRVSVDPIFPSGFNSPAEEFLPKGLNSLLAAQALFPVTSPVEMAGERNENEIAGATRRRPDYVWPILIRRIQAVEGYEPLFKKAFSEVEQASDITIVQVANALADFIAHEWRADQSPFDRYLQERNRLKSVSQSVEASSVANAVGSSVSSDDKSSILTPEQIAGMKLFYGKAQCVSCHSGKLQTDHQFHALMLPQFGPGRTRRFEHIARDRGRLNESDRLEDSYRFRTPSLRNVAATGPYGHNGAYATLEGIIRHHLSPEESFDSYQADQLVMPQDEYLLKTDFISQQDAREMKRLRRYRDINLPMLDESEIKQLVAFLHALTDQAALYGKLGAPESVPSGIALD, encoded by the coding sequence TTGAGTATCAGAGCCTTGGCGGCTAGCTGTGTGTTAGTCAGCGGTGTGAACGCTGCTGATATGACGGCTTCAGAGTTGGCGCTGCCCGAGGCATTAAGCGATGCAGATTTTCGTCCTATTAATCTTGAGAGTGCAGCGCTTGGGCGCTTGTTATTTTACGATAAAATCCTTAGTGGTAATAAAAATATTGCCTGCTCTACGTGCCATCATCATGACTTGGCTAGTGGCGATGGGCTGTCGTTGGGCATTGGCGAGGGTGGTATTGGTTTGGGGGCGAAGCGTACTGTGGGTATTGGCTCATCGAAAGTGAAGCGGCGGGTACCGCGCAATGCTTCAGCCTTGTTTAATCTGGGCGCTTATGAGTTTACCAGTCTGTTTCATGATGGTCGGGTGTCGGTTGATCCTATTTTCCCGAGTGGCTTTAACTCGCCAGCGGAAGAGTTTTTGCCAAAAGGGCTCAATAGCTTGCTGGCAGCGCAGGCGCTATTTCCGGTGACGTCGCCAGTTGAAATGGCGGGTGAGCGCAATGAAAATGAAATTGCCGGCGCGACACGGCGTCGACCAGATTATGTTTGGCCTATTTTAATAAGGCGAATTCAAGCGGTTGAGGGGTATGAGCCATTATTTAAAAAGGCTTTTAGCGAGGTGGAGCAAGCGAGTGATATTACCATTGTGCAGGTGGCGAATGCTTTGGCTGACTTTATCGCGCATGAGTGGCGAGCAGACCAAAGCCCATTTGATCGCTATTTGCAGGAGCGTAATCGCCTAAAGAGTGTTTCGCAAAGTGTAGAAGCGTCATCGGTAGCAAACGCTGTAGGTAGTTCTGTTTCGAGTGACGACAAGTCATCAATACTGACACCGGAGCAAATTGCCGGAATGAAGCTATTTTATGGCAAGGCACAATGCGTGAGTTGTCATAGTGGCAAACTGCAAACCGATCATCAGTTCCATGCCTTAATGCTGCCGCAGTTTGGTCCGGGCCGTACCCGTCGCTTTGAGCATATCGCTCGCGATCGTGGTCGTTTAAATGAATCTGATCGATTGGAAGATAGTTACCGCTTTCGAACGCCAAGTTTAAGGAATGTAGCCGCCACCGGGCCATATGGCCATAACGGCGCTTATGCCACGCTGGAAGGTATTATTCGGCATCATTTATCCCCCGAGGAGAGCTTCGATAGCTATCAGGCAGATCAGTTGGTGATGCCGCAGGATGAGTATCTACTTAAAACTGATTTTATATCCCAGCAAGATGCGCGTGAAATGAAGCGCTTGCGGCGTTATCGGGACATTAACTTGCCGATGCTTGATGAGAGTGAAATAAAGCAACTAGTGGCTTTCTTGCATGCATTAACGGATCAGGCAGCGCTGTATGGCAAGCTTGGCGCGCCGGAGTCAGTGCCCAGTGGTATTGCGCTGGATTAA
- a CDS encoding FAD:protein FMN transferase encodes MGTRYNITLYPPEDIELDAKTIQQEIDASLVRINQQMSTYIKDSEISRFNDSQSTEWFPISPEFLKVTAAAQTISKMSNGAFDITVGPLVNLWGFGPNFKNNNPDDAAIATARESMGYQRLELQQSPPALRKQIPGLRIDLSAIAKGYAVDALAEQLEAEGITSYLVEVGGEIRAHGRKVNGDLWRIAIEKPSTTERIIQEGILLDNVGVATSGDYRNYFERDGERYSHTIDPATGKPIKHRLASVTVLHESSMMADGLATALMVLGEKQGETFLKDNKLSGYMISRAANGNGFESWHNFSDELFIKP; translated from the coding sequence ATGGGGACACGATACAATATCACCTTGTATCCACCGGAAGACATTGAGCTGGATGCCAAGACGATTCAGCAGGAAATTGATGCTTCGCTAGTACGCATCAACCAGCAAATGTCGACCTATATTAAAGACTCTGAAATCAGCCGCTTTAATGACTCGCAAAGTACCGAGTGGTTTCCAATTTCACCGGAGTTTTTAAAAGTCACCGCCGCTGCACAAACAATCAGCAAGATGAGCAATGGTGCTTTTGATATCACCGTTGGCCCGCTAGTGAACTTGTGGGGCTTTGGTCCAAACTTTAAAAACAATAACCCTGATGATGCTGCCATTGCTACCGCTCGTGAATCCATGGGTTACCAACGTTTAGAACTTCAGCAATCCCCACCGGCGCTTCGTAAGCAAATTCCGGGGTTACGCATTGATTTATCCGCAATAGCTAAAGGTTATGCAGTTGATGCACTGGCTGAGCAACTAGAAGCAGAAGGCATCACCAGCTATTTAGTGGAAGTGGGTGGTGAGATTCGTGCGCATGGCCGTAAGGTGAATGGCGATTTGTGGCGGATTGCTATCGAAAAGCCCAGCACTACTGAGCGCATTATCCAAGAAGGCATTTTGCTGGATAATGTCGGTGTCGCAACTTCTGGTGACTACCGCAATTACTTCGAACGAGATGGTGAGCGCTACTCCCACACGATTGATCCAGCCACCGGCAAGCCGATCAAACACCGCTTGGCTTCCGTCACGGTACTCCATGAAAGCAGCATGATGGCCGATGGCTTAGCGACTGCATTGATGGTACTCGGCGAAAAACAAGGCGAAACCTTCCTGAAAGATAACAAGCTCAGTGGCTATATGATTAGCCGTGCCGCGAACGGAAATGGCTTCGAAAGCTGGCATAATTTTTCAGATGAGCTTTTCATCAAACCTTGA
- a CDS encoding type II secretion system protein N, giving the protein MSDAKKWLQRAPGLLTFFMVIALGVTLANLLWLVVTPVPQVAEAASRSSSRVNLASGTKENYGKLIADEHLFGVIPKAAPVIARAPTPVKKVAPKPTNLNLKVSAILAYKNGNGYAMMSYNGKPEDAYRQGDMIPKAAPGEEAQDTGVSVVRINTTNVIINNNGVEQEIKLPDFASAKTASSRSSSSQTASNFRSRRQAAADAADDEMTNEPAPDAMPTPGNGKIETLTELREQAIENPNILMSVITPSIVRENGEIKGIRVYPSRNRELFRALGLRNGDVITEVNDVLIDGPDKAANIMQQVADSPSLTLKVIRGGSEQILNPQL; this is encoded by the coding sequence ATGAGTGATGCCAAAAAGTGGTTACAACGCGCTCCCGGTTTGCTGACATTTTTTATGGTGATTGCGCTGGGCGTTACGCTGGCCAACTTGTTATGGCTGGTCGTTACACCCGTCCCCCAAGTGGCGGAAGCAGCCAGCCGTAGCAGCAGCCGAGTAAACCTTGCCAGCGGTACTAAAGAAAATTATGGCAAGCTTATCGCGGATGAACACTTATTTGGCGTTATCCCAAAGGCAGCTCCTGTTATTGCTCGTGCTCCAACTCCGGTTAAAAAAGTCGCGCCAAAACCGACTAATCTAAACCTTAAAGTCTCTGCCATTCTGGCTTATAAGAATGGCAATGGCTACGCGATGATGTCTTATAACGGCAAGCCTGAAGATGCTTACCGCCAAGGCGATATGATTCCAAAGGCAGCACCTGGCGAAGAAGCTCAGGATACCGGAGTTTCGGTCGTTAGAATCAATACCACCAATGTCATTATTAATAACAATGGCGTAGAGCAAGAAATTAAGCTGCCAGACTTTGCTAGTGCGAAAACAGCATCTAGCCGGTCTAGCAGCAGTCAAACCGCATCGAACTTCCGAAGCCGTCGCCAAGCAGCAGCCGATGCGGCTGATGATGAGATGACTAATGAGCCTGCTCCGGATGCTATGCCAACGCCGGGCAATGGAAAAATCGAAACCTTGACTGAGCTTCGCGAGCAAGCCATCGAAAATCCAAACATTCTAATGTCAGTGATTACCCCATCTATCGTACGTGAAAATGGCGAAATCAAAGGGATTCGGGTATATCCAAGCCGTAACCGAGAGTTGTTCCGTGCTTTAGGCCTACGGAATGGCGACGTGATCACCGAGGTGAATGACGTGCTGATTGACGGCCCGGATAAAGCCGCCAATATCATGCAACAAGTGGCAGACTCTCCATCATTAACACTGAAAGTCATACGAGGCGGAAGTGAGCAGATTCTCAATCCCCAGCTTTAA
- a CDS encoding phosphoribosylaminoimidazolesuccinocarboxamide synthase, with product MSQPKLKNLELIAQGKVRDIYALDNGYMLIVTTDRLSAFDVVMPQPIPDKGKVLLQVSNFWFDKLSHVIPNHLTDIDIDELSVTDEEAEWLEGRAIVVRRLKPLPIEAIVRGYLIGSGWKDYQKTGAVCGITLPSGLKQASKLPEPIFTPSSKAEVGDHDENIAFSVMEQRIGAELAAKIRDTSIQLYTEAAAYALERGIIIADTKFEFGLDEDDNLILIDEILTPDSSRFWPADEYQEGTSPPSFDKQFVRDYLETLDWDKTPPGPVIPADILEKTADKYREVARRLTESSV from the coding sequence ATGAGCCAGCCAAAACTAAAAAACCTCGAACTCATTGCCCAAGGTAAGGTTCGGGATATCTATGCACTCGACAACGGGTACATGCTGATTGTAACCACCGATCGTTTATCTGCATTTGATGTGGTCATGCCACAGCCAATTCCGGATAAAGGTAAAGTCCTGCTGCAGGTATCCAACTTCTGGTTCGATAAATTATCCCACGTGATTCCAAACCATCTGACCGACATTGATATCGATGAGCTGTCGGTAACGGATGAAGAAGCCGAGTGGCTGGAAGGCCGTGCCATTGTGGTCCGTCGCCTAAAGCCGCTGCCGATTGAAGCCATCGTACGCGGCTATCTGATTGGTTCCGGCTGGAAAGATTATCAAAAGACTGGCGCAGTTTGCGGCATCACGCTACCAAGCGGGTTGAAACAGGCGAGCAAATTACCAGAGCCTATTTTCACGCCATCCAGCAAAGCGGAAGTGGGCGATCACGATGAGAACATTGCTTTCTCTGTGATGGAGCAACGCATTGGCGCAGAGCTTGCAGCTAAGATTCGCGATACCAGCATTCAGCTTTACACTGAAGCGGCGGCTTATGCTTTAGAACGTGGCATTATAATTGCCGATACCAAATTCGAATTCGGTTTGGATGAAGATGACAATCTGATTCTGATTGATGAAATTCTCACGCCTGACTCCTCTCGCTTCTGGCCTGCCGATGAATATCAGGAAGGCACAAGCCCTCCTTCATTCGACAAGCAGTTTGTTCGGGATTATCTGGAGACGCTGGATTGGGATAAAACTCCTCCCGGCCCAGTGATTCCAGCCGATATACTTGAGAAAACAGCAGACAAATACCGTGAGGTTGCACGTCGCTTAACGGAGTCTAGCGTATGA
- the purE gene encoding 5-(carboxyamino)imidazole ribonucleotide mutase: MSQPVVGVVMGSSSDWPVMSKAVEILEAFDIPHEYRVVSAHRTPDLLYEYAEAAGPNGLKAIIAGAGGAAHLPGMLAAKTIVPVLGVPAPSRYLKGVDSLHSIVQMPKGIPVATFAIGEAGAANAALFAIAMLAVTDEALATKLTAYREEQRQHALNMTLPPEA, from the coding sequence ATGTCACAACCTGTGGTTGGCGTTGTAATGGGTAGCAGTAGTGATTGGCCTGTTATGTCAAAAGCCGTTGAAATATTAGAAGCCTTTGATATTCCTCATGAATACCGGGTCGTTTCGGCGCACCGTACACCAGACTTGCTGTATGAGTATGCAGAAGCCGCTGGTCCAAATGGCTTAAAAGCGATTATCGCCGGAGCCGGTGGTGCTGCGCACTTGCCGGGCATGTTGGCGGCGAAGACGATTGTGCCTGTTTTAGGTGTTCCAGCGCCGTCGCGTTACCTGAAAGGTGTCGATTCTTTGCACTCGATTGTGCAGATGCCAAAAGGGATTCCGGTGGCTACGTTTGCAATTGGTGAAGCGGGTGCGGCAAATGCGGCCTTATTTGCAATTGCGATGTTGGCTGTAACCGATGAAGCATTGGCGACTAAGCTGACCGCTTATCGCGAAGAACAGCGCCAGCACGCGCTTAATATGACATTACCTCCAGAAGCATGA
- a CDS encoding 5-(carboxyamino)imidazole ribonucleotide synthase: protein MILPGATIGMIGGGQLGRMFVIAAKYLGYRVIVLEPGPDSPAGQVADEQIVAEYDDATALAIFAERCDVITTEFENIPAHVLESLSATCPVRPSAQALGKTQDRIVEKDFIRECGLLPVPYGAIRTRSDVATAIDAIEFPAILKTARFGYDGKGQITVNTPDEVVEAYHAHNSADCVLEQRIDLACEVSVVLARNERGETQCFPVSENLHRDGILYQSIVPARVDESIAKAAQTAAKHIANQLDYVGVLAVEFFVTKQDALLVNEIAPRTHNSGHFTIDACVTSQFEQQVRTVCNLPFGDTRLLSPVVMTNLLGDLWGDSQPDWQHVFNSPATKLHLYGKASARAGRKMGHYCTLADSVEAAQAEANTIFTALSE, encoded by the coding sequence ATGATTTTACCTGGCGCCACAATCGGTATGATTGGTGGCGGACAACTCGGCCGCATGTTTGTGATTGCTGCAAAGTACCTCGGCTACCGAGTGATTGTATTGGAGCCGGGCCCCGATAGCCCTGCAGGCCAAGTCGCCGATGAGCAAATTGTTGCGGAATATGACGATGCAACGGCGTTAGCTATTTTCGCTGAGCGCTGTGATGTCATCACCACCGAATTTGAAAATATTCCTGCGCATGTATTAGAAAGCTTAAGTGCGACTTGTCCGGTTCGCCCATCAGCCCAAGCGCTGGGTAAAACGCAGGACCGCATCGTTGAGAAAGATTTCATTCGCGAATGTGGTTTGTTGCCCGTGCCATACGGTGCCATCCGCACCCGCTCTGATGTCGCTACCGCGATTGATGCGATTGAGTTCCCAGCCATTTTGAAAACCGCGCGCTTTGGGTATGACGGCAAAGGCCAGATTACCGTGAACACGCCGGATGAAGTGGTTGAAGCCTATCATGCGCACAACTCAGCAGATTGTGTGCTAGAGCAGCGGATTGATTTAGCTTGCGAAGTCTCTGTAGTGCTAGCACGCAATGAGCGTGGCGAGACTCAGTGTTTTCCGGTTTCTGAAAACCTGCATCGCGATGGCATTTTGTATCAAAGTATTGTGCCAGCGCGTGTGGATGAGTCTATCGCTAAGGCGGCCCAAACGGCAGCTAAGCACATTGCTAATCAGTTGGATTATGTCGGTGTACTTGCGGTTGAGTTCTTTGTCACAAAGCAGGACGCTTTGTTAGTGAATGAAATTGCGCCGCGCACACATAACAGTGGCCATTTTACGATTGATGCGTGTGTGACTTCGCAGTTTGAGCAACAGGTTCGTACGGTATGTAATTTGCCATTTGGTGATACGCGTTTACTAAGCCCTGTTGTAATGACTAATTTGTTGGGTGATCTGTGGGGCGATAGCCAGCCAGATTGGCAGCACGTGTTTAACAGCCCAGCGACTAAGCTGCACTTATATGGCAAAGCCTCTGCACGGGCGGGTCGCAAGATGGGCCATTACTGCACCTTGGCTGATTCGGTGGAAGCTGCCCAAGCGGAAGCGAACACTATTTTTACTGCATTGAGTGAATAG
- a CDS encoding class I SAM-dependent methyltransferase, protein MTNEDYLKSLRQDIEFKATLCDKLMVFRSTWGIFSPREIDAGTDLILRYIKPAEDADIFDLGCGYGPIGLTLAKLAPKGQTLMCDKDFMAVDYANRNAILNGIKNAEAILSNGFQHVDKDRRFDMVVSNVPAKVGNEMMTLMLHDAYRHMKPGGEIYLVTVNGLRQYMKRNLKEVFGNYDKLKQGSAYTVQMATKEG, encoded by the coding sequence ATGACAAACGAAGATTATTTAAAGTCGCTACGCCAGGATATCGAGTTCAAAGCGACGCTGTGCGATAAGCTGATGGTGTTTCGCTCAACGTGGGGAATTTTCTCGCCACGTGAAATTGATGCAGGTACCGATCTGATATTGCGCTATATCAAGCCTGCTGAAGATGCGGATATCTTTGACTTGGGCTGTGGTTATGGTCCGATTGGTTTGACACTAGCCAAGCTTGCGCCAAAAGGCCAAACGCTGATGTGCGATAAAGATTTCATGGCGGTGGATTATGCCAACCGCAATGCAATCTTAAATGGCATCAAAAATGCTGAAGCGATCTTAAGTAACGGCTTTCAACACGTTGATAAGGATCGCCGCTTTGATATGGTGGTTTCCAATGTGCCGGCTAAAGTTGGCAACGAGATGATGACGCTGATGTTGCATGACGCTTACCGTCATATGAAGCCGGGCGGAGAAATCTACTTGGTGACTGTGAATGGCTTGCGCCAATACATGAAGCGTAATCTGAAAGAAGTCTTTGGTAACTACGATAAGTTAAAGCAGGGTAGTGCGTATACCGTTCAGATGGCGACTAAAGAAGGCTGA